The Streptomyces sp. NL15-2K genome contains a region encoding:
- a CDS encoding S41 family peptidase — translation MSYLRLPHLNGELLCFVAEDDLWLAPLDGPGRAWRLTVDRTKTGHPRFSPDGRHLAYTSWRSLVPEIHLVPVDGGPGRQLTYWGSPDTQVCGWTPEGDILAVASHGEPFSYFTWAYKVHPDGDPGRKLPWGPVSDIQVADLDGQHKTLLLTGTPPHEPAAWKRYRGGAMGRLWLHGERLLADLPGHLHSPMFVGGRIAFLSDHEGVGNLYSCAYDGSDLRRHTDHDAFYARHASSDGTRVVYQCAGDLWIVDDLAADSVPRRLDVRIGGPRAGRRTYQVSATQHVDGLSVDETGRASAVVVRGSLYWLTHRDGPARTITDTPGVRVRLPEMLGSGSQVAYVTDAEGEDAIEIAHLPRATGDRAPRRPASGELGRVLELVSDAEGERLAIASHDGRLLLIDATEESQGDVTELIRSINGPVRDLAFSPDGAWLTWSHPGIGRSLRQIKMARMKDRLIVDVTNGRFEDENPVFTRDGRYLAFLSWRGFDPVYDVHTGDLSFPLGCRPYLVPLSSATPSPFALNPEGRPAAGGLDPVEEDEGGDGTVTVEVEGLASRVTPFPVAASKYSALFPVAGGGLVWLRWPISGALGETFVNPDDTSGRPTLEHFNISKAKKAELVEHLDWFAVSGDGTRLVVVDEGDLRAVPSNELGDLDTTVWIDLRRILHQADPAAEWRQAYEEAGRLIRAYFWEPGMCGIDWDAVLDQYRPLVERVASPDEFADLLREVLGELGTSHAYVAAARRNEGPPHYQRRQGLLGANFVHREEGWVVRRILPGESSDSKARSPLAGTGIREGSVLTHVDGRPVDPATGPYPLLAGAGGTTVELTFTPADGEGGARRVAVVPLVDERPLRYQDWVAKRRAVVRELSGGRCGYLHIPDMGGSGWAQFNRDLRMEVSRPALIVDVRGNAGGHISELVVEKLTRTILGWDLTRDAQPVSYASSAPRGPVVALADEATSSDGDMITAAFKLLKLGPVVGQRTWGGVVGMTGRHQLGDGTVITVPMNAAWFDAYGWTVENHGVIPDLEILRTPLDWAEGRHAQLADAVHLALDLLETNPPATPPDYKNVPDRSRPKLPPRF, via the coding sequence GTGAGCTATCTGCGTCTGCCGCATCTGAACGGCGAACTGCTGTGCTTCGTCGCCGAGGACGACCTCTGGCTGGCCCCCCTCGACGGCCCGGGCCGCGCCTGGCGGCTCACCGTCGACCGCACCAAGACCGGCCACCCCCGCTTCTCGCCCGACGGCCGCCACCTCGCGTACACGAGCTGGCGCAGCCTGGTCCCGGAGATCCACCTGGTGCCGGTGGACGGGGGGCCGGGCCGGCAGCTCACGTACTGGGGCTCGCCCGACACGCAGGTCTGCGGCTGGACCCCGGAGGGCGACATCCTCGCCGTCGCCTCCCACGGCGAGCCCTTCTCGTACTTCACCTGGGCCTACAAGGTGCACCCCGACGGCGACCCCGGCCGCAAGCTCCCCTGGGGCCCGGTCTCCGACATCCAGGTCGCCGACCTCGACGGGCAGCACAAGACCCTGCTGCTGACCGGCACCCCGCCGCACGAACCGGCCGCCTGGAAGCGCTACCGGGGCGGCGCCATGGGCCGCCTGTGGCTGCACGGGGAACGCCTGCTCGCCGACCTCCCGGGGCACCTGCACTCCCCGATGTTCGTCGGCGGCCGCATCGCTTTCCTCTCCGACCACGAGGGCGTCGGCAACCTCTACTCGTGCGCCTACGACGGCTCCGACCTGCGCCGCCACACCGACCACGACGCCTTCTACGCCCGGCACGCCTCCAGTGACGGCACGCGGGTGGTGTACCAGTGCGCGGGCGACCTGTGGATCGTCGACGACCTCGCCGCGGACTCGGTCCCGCGCCGGCTCGACGTACGGATCGGCGGGCCGCGCGCGGGCCGCCGTACGTACCAGGTCTCGGCGACCCAGCACGTCGACGGTCTCTCGGTCGACGAGACGGGCCGCGCGAGCGCCGTCGTCGTACGCGGCAGCCTGTACTGGCTCACCCACCGCGACGGCCCCGCCCGCACCATCACCGACACGCCCGGTGTACGGGTCCGGCTCCCGGAGATGCTCGGCTCCGGCAGCCAGGTCGCCTACGTCACGGACGCGGAGGGCGAGGACGCGATCGAGATCGCCCATCTGCCCCGGGCGACGGGCGACCGCGCTCCTCGGCGGCCGGCCTCGGGCGAGCTGGGGCGGGTACTTGAGCTGGTCTCCGATGCGGAGGGCGAACGGCTGGCCATCGCCTCGCACGACGGACGGCTGCTGCTCATCGACGCGACGGAGGAGTCCCAGGGCGACGTCACCGAGCTGATCCGCTCGATCAACGGGCCGGTGCGCGACCTCGCCTTCTCGCCGGACGGGGCGTGGCTGACGTGGTCGCATCCGGGGATCGGCAGGTCGCTCAGGCAGATCAAGATGGCGCGGATGAAGGACCGGTTGATCGTCGACGTGACGAACGGCCGCTTCGAGGACGAGAACCCGGTGTTCACGAGGGACGGCCGCTATCTGGCGTTCCTGTCGTGGCGCGGCTTCGACCCGGTGTACGACGTGCACACAGGGGATCTGTCCTTCCCGCTCGGCTGCCGCCCCTACCTGGTGCCGCTCTCCTCCGCCACCCCCTCCCCCTTCGCACTGAACCCGGAGGGCCGCCCGGCCGCCGGGGGCCTGGACCCGGTGGAGGAGGACGAGGGCGGCGACGGCACGGTGACCGTCGAGGTGGAGGGCCTGGCCAGCCGCGTGACGCCCTTCCCCGTCGCCGCCTCCAAGTACTCGGCGCTGTTCCCCGTCGCGGGCGGTGGGCTGGTCTGGCTGCGCTGGCCGATCTCGGGCGCGCTCGGCGAGACGTTCGTGAACCCGGACGACACCAGCGGCCGGCCGACCCTCGAACACTTCAACATCAGCAAGGCGAAGAAGGCCGAACTCGTCGAGCACCTGGACTGGTTCGCGGTCAGCGGCGACGGTACGCGGCTGGTGGTCGTGGACGAGGGCGACCTGCGCGCGGTGCCGTCCAACGAACTGGGCGACCTCGACACGACGGTCTGGATCGACCTGCGCCGCATCCTCCACCAGGCCGACCCGGCCGCCGAGTGGCGTCAGGCGTACGAGGAGGCCGGCCGGCTCATCCGGGCGTACTTCTGGGAGCCGGGGATGTGCGGCATCGACTGGGACGCGGTGCTCGACCAGTACCGCCCGCTGGTCGAACGGGTCGCGTCCCCGGACGAGTTCGCGGACCTGCTGCGCGAGGTGCTCGGCGAACTGGGCACCTCGCACGCGTACGTCGCCGCCGCCCGCCGCAACGAGGGCCCGCCGCACTACCAGCGCCGGCAGGGCCTGCTCGGCGCCAACTTCGTCCACCGCGAGGAGGGTTGGGTGGTCCGACGGATCCTGCCCGGCGAGTCCTCCGACTCCAAGGCCCGCTCGCCGCTGGCGGGCACGGGCATCCGGGAGGGGTCGGTGCTCACCCACGTCGACGGCCGGCCGGTGGATCCGGCGACGGGCCCGTATCCGCTGCTGGCGGGGGCGGGCGGTACGACGGTGGAGCTGACGTTCACCCCGGCGGACGGGGAGGGAGGGGCGCGCCGGGTGGCGGTCGTCCCGTTGGTCGACGAGCGCCCCCTGCGCTACCAGGACTGGGTGGCCAAACGACGGGCCGTCGTACGGGAGTTGAGCGGCGGCCGGTGCGGCTATCTGCACATCCCCGACATGGGCGGCTCGGGCTGGGCGCAGTTCAACCGGGACCTGCGCATGGAGGTGTCCCGGCCCGCGCTGATCGTGGACGTGCGGGGCAACGCGGGCGGCCACATCAGCGAGTTGGTGGTGGAGAAGCTGACCCGCACGATCCTGGGCTGGGACCTGACCCGCGACGCCCAGCCGGTGTCGTACGCCTCCAGCGCGCCGCGCGGCCCGGTGGTCGCGCTGGCCGACGAGGCGACCTCCTCGGACGGCGACATGATCACGGCCGCCTTCAAGCTGCTGAAACTCGGCCCCGTGGTCGGTCAGCGGACTTGGGGCGGAGTGGTCGGCATGACCGGCCGCCACCAACTCGGCGACGGCACGGTGATCACGGTGCCGATGAACGCGGCCTGGTTCGACGCGTACGGCTGGACCGTGGAGAACCACGGCGTCATCCCCGACCTGGAAATCCTGCGCACCCCCCTGGACTGGGCGGAGGGCCGGCACGCACAGCTGGCCGACGCGGTACATCTGGCGCTGGACCTTCTGGAGACCAACCCCCCGGCGACGCCTCCGGATTACAAGAACGTCCCGGACCGCTCAAGGCCAAAGCTACCGCCGCGCTTCTGA
- a CDS encoding TetR/AcrR family transcriptional regulator: MTEVATARRSRITPEREAELYLAVLDLLREVGYDALTMDAVAARTRSSKATLYRQWGGKAELVVKALRHDKPVPADEVDTGSLRGDMRTLALREDDCTMEQNTALMRGVAMAMHNHPDLRRAFQEHLIEPEMGAFRRVLQRAVDRGEVRADCPALDYLLPMLIGGFASRALLEDQPPTQAWLISYLDAVVLPALGVPTA, from the coding sequence ATGACTGAGGTCGCAACGGCGCGTCGCAGCCGGATCACCCCCGAGCGCGAGGCCGAGTTGTACCTGGCCGTGCTCGACCTGCTCCGCGAGGTCGGCTACGACGCCCTCACCATGGACGCCGTGGCCGCCCGCACACGGTCCAGCAAGGCCACGCTCTACCGGCAGTGGGGCGGCAAGGCCGAGCTGGTGGTCAAGGCGCTCCGGCATGACAAGCCGGTTCCGGCCGACGAGGTCGACACCGGCTCACTCCGGGGCGACATGCGCACCCTGGCGCTGCGCGAGGACGACTGCACCATGGAACAGAACACCGCGCTGATGCGCGGCGTGGCCATGGCGATGCACAACCACCCGGATCTGCGCCGTGCGTTCCAGGAGCACTTGATCGAACCGGAGATGGGCGCGTTCCGGCGTGTCCTGCAGCGCGCCGTCGACCGGGGCGAGGTCCGTGCGGACTGCCCGGCACTGGACTACCTGCTCCCCATGCTGATCGGGGGGTTCGCCAGTCGCGCGCTCCTCGAAGACCAGCCGCCGACGCAGGCCTGGCTCATCTCGTACCTCGACGCCGTGGTCCTCCCCGCCCTCGGCGTACCCACTGCCTGA